One genomic segment of Aliarcobacter cibarius includes these proteins:
- the gpmI gene encoding 2,3-bisphosphoglycerate-independent phosphoglycerate mutase, protein MSNKTVLIITDGIGHNSSNNFNAFCNAKKPTYDYLFSNVPYSLIHTYGEHVGLPENQMGNSEVGHMTIGSGRVLYQDLVKIHLSIKNDTLKDNEIVKNTIKKSNDIHLIGLVSDGGVHSHIDHIIAMAKISENFGKNVWLHLITDGRDVAPDCAKIYIKRIVDSCNDKIRIATIGGRYYGMDRDNRWDRVEKAYNSMAYATPRIENDIFDFIDSSYKNGIFDEFIVPSAFKDFNGINDNDGIIFCNFRSDRARELSNVFAKKDFKEFNKKELNLNLASMTQYDKNIEIPVIFPKDNPTNTLAEVISKAGLTQLHTAETEKYAHVTFFFNGGVEEPFLNETRVLIPSPSVATYDLQPEMSAPKVGEAVRTAMKNNTDFIVVNFANGDMVGHTGVYEAAIKAVEAVDHELGLILEEANKLNYNIILTSDHGNCEMMKDEDGNTLTNHTVGDVYCFIIAQNVKKVKEGSLNNIAPTVLKLMGLEIPIEMDEPLI, encoded by the coding sequence ATGAGTAATAAAACGGTATTAATTATCACTGATGGTATTGGACATAATAGTTCAAATAATTTTAATGCTTTTTGTAATGCAAAAAAGCCTACTTATGATTATCTTTTTTCTAATGTTCCGTACAGTTTAATTCACACATATGGAGAACATGTTGGCTTACCAGAAAATCAAATGGGAAATAGTGAAGTTGGACATATGACTATTGGGAGTGGAAGAGTTTTATATCAAGATTTAGTAAAAATACATTTATCTATTAAAAATGATACATTAAAAGATAATGAAATTGTAAAAAACACTATCAAAAAATCAAATGATATTCATTTAATTGGTCTTGTAAGTGATGGAGGTGTTCATTCTCATATAGATCATATAATCGCTATGGCAAAAATTTCAGAAAATTTTGGTAAAAATGTTTGGCTTCATTTAATAACTGATGGTAGAGATGTAGCTCCTGATTGTGCGAAAATTTACATTAAACGAATTGTTGATAGTTGTAATGATAAAATTAGAATCGCAACAATTGGCGGAAGATATTATGGAATGGATAGAGACAATAGATGGGATAGAGTTGAAAAAGCTTATAACTCAATGGCTTATGCTACTCCAAGAATAGAAAATGATATTTTTGATTTTATCGACTCTTCATATAAAAATGGAATTTTTGATGAATTTATAGTTCCTAGTGCTTTTAAAGATTTCAATGGAATAAATGATAACGATGGAATTATATTTTGTAATTTTAGAAGTGATAGAGCAAGAGAACTTTCAAATGTCTTTGCAAAAAAAGATTTTAAAGAATTCAATAAAAAAGAATTAAATTTAAATCTAGCTAGTATGACACAATATGATAAAAATATAGAAATTCCTGTAATTTTTCCAAAGGATAATCCAACAAATACTTTAGCCGAAGTTATTTCAAAAGCTGGATTAACACAACTTCATACAGCTGAAACTGAAAAATATGCTCACGTTACTTTTTTCTTTAATGGTGGAGTAGAAGAACCTTTTTTAAATGAAACTAGAGTTTTAATACCATCTCCTAGTGTTGCTACATATGATTTACAACCTGAAATGTCAGCTCCAAAAGTTGGAGAAGCAGTAAGAACTGCAATGAAGAATAATACAGATTTTATAGTTGTAAATTTTGCAAATGGTGATATGGTTGGACACACAGGAGTTTATGAAGCTGCAATAAAAGCTGTTGAAGCAGTTGATCATGAGCTAGGTCTAATTTTAGAAGAAGCAAATAAATTAAACTACAACATAATTTTAACTTCAGATCATGGAAATTGTGAAATGATGAAAGATGAAGATGGAAATACTCTGACTAATCATACTGTTGGAGATGTTTACTGTTTTATTATTGCACAAAATGTTAAGAAGGTAAAAGAAGGAAGCTTAAATAATATTGCTCCTACTGTTTTAAAATTAATGGGATTAGAAATTCCTATTGAAATGGATGAACCACTAATTTGA
- the mraY gene encoding phospho-N-acetylmuramoyl-pentapeptide-transferase, with the protein MFYWLYRHLEINIFQYISVRAGISFFLAFIFTMYLMPKFIKWAKAKKASQPIYELAPEAHKVKAGTPTMGGIVFIFSTIIATVLTAKLNNFYIVGGLLTLALFSLIGIQDDYKKISKEKNSAGLSARMKLFLQFLSAGIVVSILYYLGHTSDLYTPFYKYPIFEMGVFAIVFWMFVVVGSSNAVNLTDGLDGLATVPSILAFTTLSILVYVVGHIGFSNYLLMPSISMAGELAVMGAAICGALIGFLWFNAYPAEVFMGDSGSLPLGAFMGYLAIVSKSELLLLAVGFIFVLETVSVMLQVGSYKLRQKRVFLMAPIHHHFEQKGWKENKIIVRFWIISFMANLIALSSLKLR; encoded by the coding sequence TTGTTTTATTGGCTCTATAGACATTTAGAAATCAACATCTTTCAATATATTTCAGTTCGTGCAGGAATTAGCTTCTTTTTAGCTTTTATATTTACTATGTATTTAATGCCAAAATTTATAAAATGGGCAAAAGCTAAGAAAGCTTCTCAACCAATTTATGAGTTAGCTCCAGAAGCACATAAGGTTAAGGCAGGAACTCCTACAATGGGAGGAATAGTTTTTATATTTTCAACAATAATTGCTACTGTTTTAACAGCTAAATTGAATAATTTTTATATTGTTGGAGGATTATTGACTCTTGCTTTATTTTCATTAATTGGTATTCAGGATGATTATAAAAAAATATCAAAAGAAAAGAATAGTGCAGGTCTTAGTGCTAGAATGAAATTATTTCTACAGTTTTTAAGTGCAGGAATCGTTGTATCTATTCTTTATTATTTAGGGCATACAAGTGATTTATATACACCTTTTTATAAGTATCCTATTTTTGAAATGGGAGTTTTTGCAATAGTTTTTTGGATGTTTGTAGTTGTTGGTTCATCAAATGCAGTTAATCTTACAGATGGTTTAGATGGTCTTGCTACAGTTCCATCAATTCTAGCATTTACAACTTTATCTATTTTAGTTTATGTTGTAGGACACATAGGTTTTTCAAACTATTTATTAATGCCAAGCATTAGTATGGCTGGTGAATTAGCTGTTATGGGAGCAGCTATATGTGGAGCATTGATAGGATTTTTGTGGTTTAATGCTTATCCTGCTGAGGTATTTATGGGAGATAGTGGTTCTTTACCTTTAGGTGCATTCATGGGATATTTAGCAATCGTTTCAAAATCTGAATTACTTCTTCTAGCAGTTGGATTTATATTTGTTTTGGAAACTGTTTCAGTTATGCTTCAAGTTGGATCATATAAATTAAGACAGAAAAGAGTTTTTCTTATGGCACCAATTCATCATCATTTTGAACAAAAAGGATGGAAAGAAAATAAAATTATTGTTCGTTTTTGGATAATATCATTTATGGCAAATCTTATTGCCTTATCAAGTTTAAAGTTGAGATAA
- the murD gene encoding UDP-N-acetylmuramoyl-L-alanine--D-glutamate ligase: MKNIENLRILGKGKTAQALKKRFEDARLFDDSDFDIFDKDSNDLTIVSPGIPPHNKLVTNSKNIASDYDLFYDEMPFSIWISGTNGKTTTTQMCQHLLEKYDSCYGGNIGVPLSGLDKNKKIWILETSSFTLHYTNQAKPNIYILLPITEDHITWHGDFLEYKKAKLKPLTLMNENDIAIIPFEFKDFKTRAHVVYYNNSDDLCKYFNIDKNKIKFNEPFLLDAIMAVVTRKIIFDNIDYDLINSYKIDKHKVEEFRDKKNRLWIDDSKATNYDATINALVPYLDKNIHIILGGDDKGASLEPLFENIKNLDVVVYAIGSNVKRIVDYCNSYNIKVIECKYLENAVKEMDKNLKENSIGILSPAAASLDQFKSYAHRGDEFKKFVQILS; the protein is encoded by the coding sequence ATGAAAAATATAGAAAATTTAAGAATTTTAGGTAAAGGAAAAACAGCACAAGCTTTAAAAAAAAGATTTGAAGATGCTAGACTTTTTGATGATAGTGATTTTGATATCTTTGATAAAGATTCCAATGATTTAACTATTGTAAGTCCGGGAATACCTCCTCATAATAAGTTAGTAACAAATTCTAAAAATATTGCTAGTGATTATGATTTATTTTATGATGAAATGCCTTTTTCTATTTGGATATCTGGTACAAATGGAAAAACTACAACTACTCAAATGTGTCAGCATTTATTAGAAAAGTATGATTCATGCTATGGTGGAAATATTGGTGTTCCATTAAGTGGACTTGATAAAAATAAAAAAATATGGATTCTTGAAACTTCATCATTTACTTTACATTATACAAATCAAGCTAAACCAAATATTTATATTTTATTACCAATTACTGAAGATCATATAACTTGGCATGGTGATTTTTTAGAATATAAAAAAGCAAAGCTAAAGCCGCTTACTTTAATGAATGAAAATGATATTGCGATAATTCCATTTGAATTTAAAGATTTTAAAACTAGAGCTCATGTAGTATATTATAATAATAGTGATGATTTATGTAAATATTTTAATATAGACAAAAATAAAATTAAATTTAATGAGCCCTTTTTATTAGATGCTATTATGGCAGTTGTAACTAGAAAAATAATTTTTGATAATATTGATTATGATTTAATTAATTCATACAAAATAGACAAACACAAAGTAGAAGAATTTAGAGATAAAAAAAATAGACTTTGGATTGATGATAGTAAAGCAACAAATTATGATGCAACAATAAATGCACTTGTTCCATATTTAGATAAAAATATTCATATTATATTAGGTGGAGATGATAAAGGTGCAAGCTTAGAACCACTTTTTGAAAATATAAAAAATCTTGATGTAGTAGTATATGCAATAGGTTCAAATGTTAAGAGAATTGTAGATTATTGTAATTCATATAATATTAAAGTTATAGAATGCAAATACTTAGAAAATGCAGTAAAAGAAATGGATAAAAATTTAAAAGAAAATAGTATAGGAATTTTGTCTCCTGCAGCCGCTTCTTTGGATCAGTTTAAGTCGTATGCTCATAGAGGGGATGAATTTAAAAAATTTGTACAAATTTTAAGTTAA